In one Perca fluviatilis chromosome 7, GENO_Pfluv_1.0, whole genome shotgun sequence genomic region, the following are encoded:
- the pex5 gene encoding peroxisomal biogenesis factor 5 isoform X3, giving the protein MAMRELVEAECGGANPLMKLTSHMSKEGGAWRHRSTPTIPPSPIEIATEEELVNEFLQAPPRPPHTFDMGQLLEEMQQIDQQSYRQAPQRAPDVAALALSGDWTAEFLSGPDSASTPGLIALGDAADADWTKEFIAEAADPGRWAEEYLEQSEEKLWLGDLGDKENEWTKEYQPGEELRQTANELVSKVDDPKLQNTEVSEESAEAWVDEFATSGPDFQQAKAAVESDVDFWEKLQQEWEEMAKRDAESHPWLSDFDQLLSTSYDKGYQFEEENPYLTHPDPLSEGVKRMEAGDIPGAVRFFESAVQREPDNQLAWQYLGTCQAENEQEFAAISALRRCIELKNDNLTALMALAVSFTNESLHRQACETLRDWLKHNPKYRSVWEQKEGEPQQDGAREREKERERFGSLLPESLFTDVQSLFLHAANSDPAQVDPQLQCGLGVLFNLSGEYDKAVDCFSAALSVTPQDYLLWNKLGATLANGSRSEEAVAAYRRALELQPGFIRSRYNLGISCVNLGAHREAVEHFLEALSLQRQAAGDGARAARGLGGAAATVMSDNIWSTLRMALSMMGESALYAAADRRDLDTLLAHFCQREVDGGTE; this is encoded by the exons ATGGCGATGCGGGAGTTGGTGGAGGCAGAATGTGGGGGAGCCAATCCCCTCATGAAGTTGACCAGTCACATGAGCAAGGAAGGGGGTGCATGGCGACACCGCTCAACACCTACA attccCCCCTCTCCGATTGAAATTGCAACTGAAGAAGAG CTGGTGAATGAGTTCCTTCAGGCGCCCCCCCGGCCCCCACACACATTTGACATGGGTCAGCTGTTGGAGGAAATGCAGCAGATCGACCAGCAGAGTTACAGACAAGCTCCGCAGAGAG CTCCTGATGTGGCAGCGTTAGCCCTCTCTGGTGATTGGACGGCCGAGTTCCTCTCAGGTCCTGACTCTGCCTCCACACCGGGGCTCATCGCTCTTGGTGATGCAGCAGATGCTGATTGGACGAAAGAATTTATCGCTGAGGCTGCAG ATCCTGGACGGTGGGCAGAGGAGTATCTGGAGCAGTCGGAGGAGAAGTTGTGGCTGGGAGACCTGGGAGACAAGGAGAACGAATG GACAAAGGAGTATCAGCCAGGGGAGGAGCTGAGGCAGACAGCCAATGAGCTCGTCTCAAAGGTTGACGACCCCAAGTTACAAAACACTGAG GTGTCAGAGGAATCGGCTGAAGCCTGGGTAGATGAGTTTGCCACATCAGGACCGGATTTCCAGCAAGCTAAAGCTGCAGTGGAG AGTGATGTGGATTTCTGGGAGAAGCTGCAGCAGGAGTGGGAGGAGATGGCTAAGAGGGACGCAGAGAGCCACCCCTGGCTGTCTGACTTCGATCAGCTACTCAGCACTTCTTATGACAAG GGTTATCAGTTTGAAGAGGAGAACCCCTACTTAACCCACCCAGACCCTTTGTCAGAGGGAGTGAAGAGGATGGAGGCGGGGGACATCCCTGGTGCCGTACGGTTCTTTGAAAGTGCTGTACAGAGAGAACCAGACAACCAGCTG GCGTGGCAATATCTGGGAACCTGCCAGGCAGAGAACGAGCAAGAATTTGCTGCCATCAGTGCTCTCCGCAG ATGTATAGAGCTGAAGAACGACAACCTGACTGCTCTGATGGCGTTGGCCGTCAGTTTCACTAACGAATCGCTGCACAGGCAGGCCTGTGAGACTCTTCGTGATTGGCTAAAGCACAATCCAAAATACCGTTCTGTGTGGGAGCAGAAGGAGGGTGAACCCCAACAGGATGGggccagagaaagagagaaggagagggagaggttCGGGTCACTGCTGCCGGA ATCCTTGTTTACTGATGTCCAGTCCCTGTTCCTGCATGCAGCCAACTCTGACCCCGCCCAGGTGGACCCCCAGCTGCAGTGCGGTCTGGGAGTTCTCTTCAACCTCAGCGGAGAGTACGACAAGGCGGTGGACTGTTTCAGCGCTGCTCTGTCTGTCACACCACAG GACTACCTGCTGTGGAACAAGTTGGGGGCCACACTCGCCAATGGAAGCCGCTCAGAGGAGGCTGTGGCCGCCTACAGGAGAGCTCTGGAGCTGCAGCCTGGTTTCATCCGTAGTCGCTACAACTTGGGAATCAGCTGTGTCAACTTAGGAGCACACAG AGAGGCAGTGGAGCACTTCCTAGAAGCTCTGTCTCTACAGCGCCAGGCTGCTGGGGATGGGGCAAGAGCTGCAAGGGGGCTTGGAGGTGCCGCAGCCACCGTGATGTCTGACAACATCTGGTCCACCCTGCGTATGGCTCTCAGTATGATGGGAGAGAGCGCTCTGTATGCTGCAGCAGACCGTCGGGACTTGGACACATTGCTGGCTCACTTCTGCCAGAGAGAGGTGGACGGCGGGACTGAATGA
- the pex5 gene encoding peroxisomal biogenesis factor 5 isoform X2: MAMRELVEAECGGANPLMKLTSHMSKEGGAWRHRSTPTIPPSPIEIATEEELVNEFLQAPPRPPHTFDMGQLLEEMQQIDQQSYRQAPQRAPDVAALALSGDWTAEFLSGPDSASTPGLIALGDAADADWTKEFIAEAADPGRWAEEYLEQSEEKLWLGDLGDKENEWTKEYQPGEELRQTANELVSKVDDPKLQNTEFLRFIRQIGEGSVTVESRTDKQLKDKAQAKEAQNWASNLNQVSEESAEAWVDEFATSGPDFQQAKAAVESDVDFWEKLQQEWEEMAKRDAESHPWLSDFDQLLSTSYDKGYQFEEENPYLTHPDPLSEGVKRMEAGDIPGAVRFFESAVQREPDNQLAWQYLGTCQAENEQEFAAISALRRCIELKNDNLTALMALAVSFTNESLHRQACETLRDWLKHNPKYRSVWEQKEGEPQQDGAREREKERERFGSLLPESLFTDVQSLFLHAANSDPAQVDPQLQCGLGVLFNLSGEYDKAVDCFSAALSVTPQDYLLWNKLGATLANGSRSEEAVAAYRRALELQPGFIRSRYNLGISCVNLGAHREAVEHFLEALSLQRQAAGDGARAARGLGGAAATVMSDNIWSTLRMALSMMGESALYAAADRRDLDTLLAHFCQREVDGGTE; the protein is encoded by the exons ATGGCGATGCGGGAGTTGGTGGAGGCAGAATGTGGGGGAGCCAATCCCCTCATGAAGTTGACCAGTCACATGAGCAAGGAAGGGGGTGCATGGCGACACCGCTCAACACCTACA attccCCCCTCTCCGATTGAAATTGCAACTGAAGAAGAG CTGGTGAATGAGTTCCTTCAGGCGCCCCCCCGGCCCCCACACACATTTGACATGGGTCAGCTGTTGGAGGAAATGCAGCAGATCGACCAGCAGAGTTACAGACAAGCTCCGCAGAGAG CTCCTGATGTGGCAGCGTTAGCCCTCTCTGGTGATTGGACGGCCGAGTTCCTCTCAGGTCCTGACTCTGCCTCCACACCGGGGCTCATCGCTCTTGGTGATGCAGCAGATGCTGATTGGACGAAAGAATTTATCGCTGAGGCTGCAG ATCCTGGACGGTGGGCAGAGGAGTATCTGGAGCAGTCGGAGGAGAAGTTGTGGCTGGGAGACCTGGGAGACAAGGAGAACGAATG GACAAAGGAGTATCAGCCAGGGGAGGAGCTGAGGCAGACAGCCAATGAGCTCGTCTCAAAGGTTGACGACCCCAAGTTACAAAACACTGAG TTCCTGCGATTCATTAGGCAGATTGGCGAGGGCAGTGTGACAGTGGAGAGCAGGACAGACAAACAGCTCAAAGATAAAGCTCAGGCCAAGGAGGCTCAGAACTGGGCCTCCAACCTCAACCAG GTGTCAGAGGAATCGGCTGAAGCCTGGGTAGATGAGTTTGCCACATCAGGACCGGATTTCCAGCAAGCTAAAGCTGCAGTGGAG AGTGATGTGGATTTCTGGGAGAAGCTGCAGCAGGAGTGGGAGGAGATGGCTAAGAGGGACGCAGAGAGCCACCCCTGGCTGTCTGACTTCGATCAGCTACTCAGCACTTCTTATGACAAG GGTTATCAGTTTGAAGAGGAGAACCCCTACTTAACCCACCCAGACCCTTTGTCAGAGGGAGTGAAGAGGATGGAGGCGGGGGACATCCCTGGTGCCGTACGGTTCTTTGAAAGTGCTGTACAGAGAGAACCAGACAACCAGCTG GCGTGGCAATATCTGGGAACCTGCCAGGCAGAGAACGAGCAAGAATTTGCTGCCATCAGTGCTCTCCGCAG ATGTATAGAGCTGAAGAACGACAACCTGACTGCTCTGATGGCGTTGGCCGTCAGTTTCACTAACGAATCGCTGCACAGGCAGGCCTGTGAGACTCTTCGTGATTGGCTAAAGCACAATCCAAAATACCGTTCTGTGTGGGAGCAGAAGGAGGGTGAACCCCAACAGGATGGggccagagaaagagagaaggagagggagaggttCGGGTCACTGCTGCCGGA ATCCTTGTTTACTGATGTCCAGTCCCTGTTCCTGCATGCAGCCAACTCTGACCCCGCCCAGGTGGACCCCCAGCTGCAGTGCGGTCTGGGAGTTCTCTTCAACCTCAGCGGAGAGTACGACAAGGCGGTGGACTGTTTCAGCGCTGCTCTGTCTGTCACACCACAG GACTACCTGCTGTGGAACAAGTTGGGGGCCACACTCGCCAATGGAAGCCGCTCAGAGGAGGCTGTGGCCGCCTACAGGAGAGCTCTGGAGCTGCAGCCTGGTTTCATCCGTAGTCGCTACAACTTGGGAATCAGCTGTGTCAACTTAGGAGCACACAG AGAGGCAGTGGAGCACTTCCTAGAAGCTCTGTCTCTACAGCGCCAGGCTGCTGGGGATGGGGCAAGAGCTGCAAGGGGGCTTGGAGGTGCCGCAGCCACCGTGATGTCTGACAACATCTGGTCCACCCTGCGTATGGCTCTCAGTATGATGGGAGAGAGCGCTCTGTATGCTGCAGCAGACCGTCGGGACTTGGACACATTGCTGGCTCACTTCTGCCAGAGAGAGGTGGACGGCGGGACTGAATGA
- the pex5 gene encoding peroxisomal biogenesis factor 5 isoform X1 yields MAMRELVEAECGGANPLMKLTSHMSKEGGAWRHRSTPTIPPSPIEIATEEELVNEFLQAPPRPPHTFDMGQLLEEMQQIDQQSYRQAPQRAPDVAALALSGDWTAEFLSGPDSASTPGLIALGDAADADWTKEFIAEAADPGRWAEEYLEQSEEKLWLGDLGDKENEWTKEYQPGEELRQTANELVSKVDDPKLQNTEFLRFIRQIGEGSVTVESRTDKQLKDKAQAKEAQNWASNLNQFLTESGGGSLPLEPPERNEKIEKVKAKQAEQWAQVIRQVSEESAEAWVDEFATSGPDFQQAKAAVESDVDFWEKLQQEWEEMAKRDAESHPWLSDFDQLLSTSYDKGYQFEEENPYLTHPDPLSEGVKRMEAGDIPGAVRFFESAVQREPDNQLAWQYLGTCQAENEQEFAAISALRRCIELKNDNLTALMALAVSFTNESLHRQACETLRDWLKHNPKYRSVWEQKEGEPQQDGAREREKERERFGSLLPESLFTDVQSLFLHAANSDPAQVDPQLQCGLGVLFNLSGEYDKAVDCFSAALSVTPQDYLLWNKLGATLANGSRSEEAVAAYRRALELQPGFIRSRYNLGISCVNLGAHREAVEHFLEALSLQRQAAGDGARAARGLGGAAATVMSDNIWSTLRMALSMMGESALYAAADRRDLDTLLAHFCQREVDGGTE; encoded by the exons ATGGCGATGCGGGAGTTGGTGGAGGCAGAATGTGGGGGAGCCAATCCCCTCATGAAGTTGACCAGTCACATGAGCAAGGAAGGGGGTGCATGGCGACACCGCTCAACACCTACA attccCCCCTCTCCGATTGAAATTGCAACTGAAGAAGAG CTGGTGAATGAGTTCCTTCAGGCGCCCCCCCGGCCCCCACACACATTTGACATGGGTCAGCTGTTGGAGGAAATGCAGCAGATCGACCAGCAGAGTTACAGACAAGCTCCGCAGAGAG CTCCTGATGTGGCAGCGTTAGCCCTCTCTGGTGATTGGACGGCCGAGTTCCTCTCAGGTCCTGACTCTGCCTCCACACCGGGGCTCATCGCTCTTGGTGATGCAGCAGATGCTGATTGGACGAAAGAATTTATCGCTGAGGCTGCAG ATCCTGGACGGTGGGCAGAGGAGTATCTGGAGCAGTCGGAGGAGAAGTTGTGGCTGGGAGACCTGGGAGACAAGGAGAACGAATG GACAAAGGAGTATCAGCCAGGGGAGGAGCTGAGGCAGACAGCCAATGAGCTCGTCTCAAAGGTTGACGACCCCAAGTTACAAAACACTGAG TTCCTGCGATTCATTAGGCAGATTGGCGAGGGCAGTGTGACAGTGGAGAGCAGGACAGACAAACAGCTCAAAGATAAAGCTCAGGCCAAGGAGGCTCAGAACTGGGCCTCCAACCTCAACCAG TTCCTGACGGAGTCGGGGGGAGGGAGTCTTCCCTTGGAACCCCCAGAGAGGAATGAGAAGATTGAGAAAGTAAAAGCTAAACAAGCAGAGCAGTGGGCCCAGGTCATCAGGCAG GTGTCAGAGGAATCGGCTGAAGCCTGGGTAGATGAGTTTGCCACATCAGGACCGGATTTCCAGCAAGCTAAAGCTGCAGTGGAG AGTGATGTGGATTTCTGGGAGAAGCTGCAGCAGGAGTGGGAGGAGATGGCTAAGAGGGACGCAGAGAGCCACCCCTGGCTGTCTGACTTCGATCAGCTACTCAGCACTTCTTATGACAAG GGTTATCAGTTTGAAGAGGAGAACCCCTACTTAACCCACCCAGACCCTTTGTCAGAGGGAGTGAAGAGGATGGAGGCGGGGGACATCCCTGGTGCCGTACGGTTCTTTGAAAGTGCTGTACAGAGAGAACCAGACAACCAGCTG GCGTGGCAATATCTGGGAACCTGCCAGGCAGAGAACGAGCAAGAATTTGCTGCCATCAGTGCTCTCCGCAG ATGTATAGAGCTGAAGAACGACAACCTGACTGCTCTGATGGCGTTGGCCGTCAGTTTCACTAACGAATCGCTGCACAGGCAGGCCTGTGAGACTCTTCGTGATTGGCTAAAGCACAATCCAAAATACCGTTCTGTGTGGGAGCAGAAGGAGGGTGAACCCCAACAGGATGGggccagagaaagagagaaggagagggagaggttCGGGTCACTGCTGCCGGA ATCCTTGTTTACTGATGTCCAGTCCCTGTTCCTGCATGCAGCCAACTCTGACCCCGCCCAGGTGGACCCCCAGCTGCAGTGCGGTCTGGGAGTTCTCTTCAACCTCAGCGGAGAGTACGACAAGGCGGTGGACTGTTTCAGCGCTGCTCTGTCTGTCACACCACAG GACTACCTGCTGTGGAACAAGTTGGGGGCCACACTCGCCAATGGAAGCCGCTCAGAGGAGGCTGTGGCCGCCTACAGGAGAGCTCTGGAGCTGCAGCCTGGTTTCATCCGTAGTCGCTACAACTTGGGAATCAGCTGTGTCAACTTAGGAGCACACAG AGAGGCAGTGGAGCACTTCCTAGAAGCTCTGTCTCTACAGCGCCAGGCTGCTGGGGATGGGGCAAGAGCTGCAAGGGGGCTTGGAGGTGCCGCAGCCACCGTGATGTCTGACAACATCTGGTCCACCCTGCGTATGGCTCTCAGTATGATGGGAGAGAGCGCTCTGTATGCTGCAGCAGACCGTCGGGACTTGGACACATTGCTGGCTCACTTCTGCCAGAGAGAGGTGGACGGCGGGACTGAATGA
- the cdca3 gene encoding cell division cycle-associated protein 3, with protein MGSSESKMVVSAPIKPEPAIKNSRVSDLIDPRSPSTGVVRTPIQVGGLVSKTECPLTFADPRSPTIAVCRTPIREVMRATVGSFAHRLSMLLHNETEGKVPEAPQKFFNDAVEEEVFQGEELSSTEPLLTHHSPHTFGSLAEHAQLLATPVQPPLQSVGDSSPFVLLEKPQVEVDIETEAEISLEEAEEARESPLHKRLSMSLITCHEGATSSQIIVEVHNDSTSSPVPSVEVDLLGDGVDHSYALPSVTVEPESPVERSLPNDLDGSPAQSEETKPSSEETKELDGDSPLPSPPEQQQLSTGIRCPTFDSKSPSQVVFKPQWLGKGFGATKQRARRVQAGKGGSSPLAVRVAVKKVTMEINGPSGKLKQKGTEGRSPLQILKGTNSPRGQRPPMKLKVSTPDKQRLGQIDRRVLAVSLDKENR; from the exons ATGGGATCCAGTGAGAGCAAGATGGTTGTTTCTGCACCAATAAAACCAGAACCTGCAATCAAAAACAGTCGAGTCAGTGATCTGATCGATCCACGCTCTCCTTCAACAGGAGTGGTTCGTACACCTATTCAG GTCGGTGGGCTTGTGTCCAAAACTGAGTGTCCACTGACATTCGCTGATCCCCGGTCACCTACTATTGCCGTTTGCCGCACCCCTATCCGAGAAGTCATGAGAG CGACAGTTGGGTCTTTTGCCCACCGCCTAAGCATGCTTTTGCACAATGAGACTGAAGGCAAAGTCCCTGAAGCCCCTCAGAAATTCTTCAATGATGCCGTGGAGGAAGAGGTCTTTCAGGGTGAAGAGCTGTCTTCCACTGAGCCCCTCCTGACTCATCACTCCCCTCACACCTTTGGCTCCCTGGCTGAGCATGCTCAGCTCCTGGCCACACCTGTGCAACCCCCTCTCCAAAGTGTGGGTGACTCGAGCCCCTTTGTGCTTCTTGAGAAACCCCAAGTGGAGGTGGATATTGAAACTGAGGCAGAAATCAGCCTGGAGGAGGCTGAAGAAGCAAGAGAGTCTCCTCTTCACAAGAGACTGAGCATGAGCCTGATAACTTGCCATGAGGGGGCAACCTCATCCCAGATCATTGTTGAGGTGCACAATGACAGTACTTCATCCCCAGTGCCTAGTGTGGAAGTGGACCTACTCGGGGATGGTGTGGATCATTCTTATGCCCTTCCCTCTGTCACTGTTGAACCGGAGTCCCCTGTTGAGCGTTCCCTCCCCAATGATTTAGATGGTTCCCCTGCCCAGTCAGAGGAGACGAAGCCATCTTCAGAGGAAACCAAAGAGCTTGATGGAGACTCTCCTTTGCCTTCTCCACCAGAGCAGCAACAGCTCAGCACCGGCATCCGCTGCCCCACCTTTGACTCAAAGAGCCCCAGTCAGGTGGTGTTCAAGCCACAGTGGTTGGGAAAAGGTTTTGGCGCTACTAAGCAAAGAGCTAGAAGAGTGCAGGCTGGAAAAGGAGGCTCTTCTCCTCTTGCGGTCCGTGTGGCTGTGAAGAAAGTAACCATGGAAATCAACGGACCGTCTGGAAAACTGAAGCAGAAAG GTACTGAAGGGCGCTCCCCGCTGCAGATCCTTAAAGGGACCAACTCGCCCAGGGGCCAACGTCCTCCG ATGAAGCTGAAGGTGTCTACCCCAGATAAGCAGAGGCTGGGACAGATTGACCGCAGAGTGCTAGCAGTGTCTTTGGATAAGGAGAACCGATGA
- the gnb3a gene encoding guanine nucleotide-binding protein G(I)/G(S)/G(T) subunit beta-3a, whose translation MGEMEELRKEVENLKDQITAARKTVQDTTLQEAAAGITVVGRVQLKTRKTLRGHLAKIYAMHWGADSTLCVSASQDGKLIVWDSITTNKVNAIPLKSSWVMTCAYAPSGNLVACGGLDNMCSIYNLKGKDGNVKVMRELAAHTGYLSCCRFLSDSEIITSSGDCTCVLWDIETGTQKTIFAGHQGDCMSLAVSPDFKFFISGACDFTAKLWDIREAQCRQTFGGHESDINAIGFFPNGNAVITGSDDATCKLYDLRADQELITYQDSSIMCGVTSLAPSKSGRLLLAGHDDFNVNIWDTLKSERVGVLAGHDNRVSCIGVSSDGMACCTGSWDSFLKIWN comes from the exons ATGGGTGAAATGGAGGAATTGCGAAAGGAGGTGGAAAATCTCAAAGACCAGATCACT GCAGCTCGTAAGACGGTGCAAGACACCACACTGCAAGAGGCAGCCGCCGGGATCACTGTGGTGGGGCGTGTCCAGTTGAAGACCAGGAAAACACTAAGGGGTCACCTTGCCAAGATCTATGCTATGCACTGGGGCGCTGACTCCAC GCTGTGTGTCAGTGCCTCACAAGATGGAAAACTCATAGTGTGGGACAGCATTACAACCAACAAG GTGAATGCCATCCCTCTCAAGTCATCGTGGGTGATGACTTGCGCCTATGCACCTTCGGGGAACCTAGTGGCTTGTGGCGGTCTGGACAACATGTGCTCCATCTACAACCTCAAGGGAAAGGACGGAAACGTCAAAGTCATGCGTGAGCTGGCTGCACACACAG GCTACCTGTCCTGCTGTCGTTTCCTCAGCGACAGTGAGATTATCACCAGCTCTGGAGACTGCACCTG CGTACTATGGGACATTGAGACAGGGACCCAAAAGACCATCTTTGCAGGGCACCAGGGAGACTGCATGTCCTTGGCCGTGTCCCCAGACTTCAAGTTTTTCATCTCAGGGGCATGCGACTTCACGGCCAAGCTGTGGGACATCAGGGAGGCCCAATGCAGACAGACCTTTGGAGGCCATGAGAGTGACATCAACGCAATTGGG TTCTTCCCGAATGGTAACGCAGTGATAACAGGGTCGGATGATGCCACCTGTAAGCTGTACGACCTGCGAGCTGATCAGGAACTCATCACCTACCAGGACTCCAGCATCATGTGCGGGGTGACCTCCCTGGCCCCCTCCAAGTCAGGACGCCTGTTACTGGCTGGCCATGACGACTTTAACGTCAACATCTGGGACACACTGAAATCTGAGAGAGTGG GAGTGCTGGCTGGTCACGACAACAGAGTGAGCTGTATCGGAGTGTCCTCAGATGGGATGGCGTGTTGCACAGGATCCTGGGACAGCTTCCTCAAGATATGGAACTGA
- the p3h3 gene encoding prolyl 3-hydroxylase 3: MALHSDRFTVYVAFHFVIIALLNFTLATPGRGSSSVLSLLQPYDFLYYSGVRSYFGEEWVKAAELLEKAIVTKESLFRVRRQCHDDCVTAGREAFNKLDIEEGRLWDLWTFDWVQQRAECLRFCIGHSISPAGQLPVSTDIEYEFSSRNPYNFLQVTYYKLEKLQKAASAAHTYFVANPSHLEMRNNIEKYRRMEGVTEDAFQDRELENEKHWVLYDSAVQYEASSDWVQAAGKWKASVNETLRQTDECRVQCEVASQRLPEDRGVDSVDGVFEKAAALSLSLLSCRQSCVTQVATRPGRISSQEDFLPTQLEHLHIAQFKAGDISGAVQTLRSLLLFYPSDKDSLDNLQLYYETLGGDTESQGTQPAQEIVRYISRALEEKKLLYFGMENLDFSFTDPDLWTPEDVVPESLRDSWRAEKEKINERIKEQEQKEEVDDSGFFAGGPVHQVGVTITMDDKVMNGTNRVVLDGVMTEKECDRILQLATAAASAGDGYRGRRSPHTPHETFEGLTVLRSVKLAQDGLVNQSDARLLHELGERVKNLLHSYFRSPSGLFTSFTHLVCRSAIAGDQEGRLDLSHPVHVDNCLLEPETNQCWREPPAFIHRDLSAILYLNDNFDGGELFFTNRDAKTVTARVKPSCGRLVGFSSGPVNPHGVTAVTSGRRCTLALWFTKEKLYRDMEREEAEAMWAADGQSVVKKDNEEAEGGAATPGRNARNQASKERSKGRGRVTGGKDEL; encoded by the exons ATGGCGCTGCACTCTGATCGTTTCACTGTATACGTGGCGTTTCATTTTGTTATTATAGCATTACTTAATTTTACCTTAGCAACCCCGGGTAGAGGCAGCTCCAGTGTTTTGTCACTGCTGCAGCCGTATGATTTCTTGTATTACAGTGGAGTACGCTCATATTTTGGTGAGGAGTGGGTAAAGGCTGCGGAGCTGCTGGAGAAAGCCATCGTGACCAAGGAATCACTGTTTAGAGTCCGCAGGCAGTGTCATGATGACTGTGTGACAGCAGGGAGAGAGGCGTTCAATAAACTGG ATATTGAAGAGGGGCGTCTGTGGGACCTCTGGACCTTTGATTGGGTgcagcagagagctgaatgtTTGAGGTTCTGTATTGGACACTCTATCTCACCCGCAGGACAGCTCCCAGTTTCTACTGACATAGAGTATGAATTCAGCTCTCGCAACCCTTACAACTTCCTGCAGGTCACATATTATAAG TTGGAAAAGTTGCAGAAGGCAGCATCAGCAGCTCATACCTACTTTGTGGCCAACCCCAGTCACTTAGAGATGAGGAACAACATTGAGAAGTACAGACGGATGGAGGGAGTAACCGAGGACGCCTTCCAGGACAGAGAGCTTGAGAATGAGAAACACTGG GTCCTTTATGATTCTGCAGTTCAGTATGAGGCCTCCTCTGACTGGGTGCAAGCAGCAGGGAAATGGAAAGCATCTGTGAATGAAACACTGCGGCAGACAGACGAGTGCAGGGTGCAGTGTGAGGTGGCCTCTCAGAGGCTGCCAGAGGACAGGGGAGTGGACAGTGTTGATGGCGTGTTCGAGAAGGCtgcag CTCTTTCCCTTTCCCTGCTCTCGTGCCGGCAATCATGTGTGACTCAGGTAGCCACAAGACCCGGAAGGATTTCTTCTCAGGAGGACTTCCTGCCAACACAGCTGGAGCATCTGCATATTGCACAGTTCAAAG CTGGTGATATTAGTGGAGCAGTGCAGACACTTCGCTCTCTTCTCCTGTTTTACCCCTCTGACAAGGACTCCTTAGACAACCTGCAGCTCTACTATGAGACACTAGGAGGAGACACAGAGTCACAGGGCACACAGCCTGCTCAG GAGATTGTGAGATACATTAGTCGTGCTTTGGAGGAGAAGAAGCTACTGTATTTTGGTATGGAGAACCTTGACTTCAGTTTTACCGACCCA GATCTTTGGACTCCAGAAGATGTTGTACCTGAATCACTGAGGGATAGTTGGAG agctgaaaaagagaaaataaatgagagAATTAAAGAGCAAGAGCAGAAAGAGGAGGTGGATGACAGTGGATTTTTTGCAG GTGGTCCAGTCCATCAGGTGGGTGTGACCATCACCATGGATGACAAGGTTATGAATGGGACCAATCGCGTAGTACTCGATGGAGTCATGACTGAGAAGGAGTGTGACAGAATACTGCAGTTAGCAACA GCTGCAGCATCTGCTGGAGATGGTTACCGGGGACGCCGGTCTCCGCACACGCCTCATGAGACGTTTGAGGGCCTGACTGTCCTCAGGTCTGTAAAG TTGGCTCAAGATGGCCTGGTGAACCAATCAGATGCCCGGCTGTTACATGAGCTGGGCGAGAGAGTGAAAAACCTGCTGCACTCATACTTTAGGAGCCCTTCAGGACTCTTCACCTCTTTCACACACCTGGTCTGCCGCAGTGCTATCGCAG GAGACCAGGAGGGCAGGCTGGACCTGTCTCACCCTGTCCATGTTGACAACTGTCTCCTAGAGCCGGAGACCAATCAGTGCTGGAGGGAACCGCCAGCATTCATACACAGAGACCTCAG TGCCATTCTCTACCTGAATGACAACTTTGATGGAGGAGAGTTGTTCTTTACTAACAGGGACGCCAAGACAGTAACA GCTCGAGTAAAACCCAGCTGCGGTCGACTGGTGGGCTTCTCGTCAGGTCCAGTAAATCCACACGGTGTTACTGCAGTGACCAGTGGCCGGCGGTGCACACTGGCCCTCTGGTTTACCAAGGAGAAGCTCTACAGGGACATG GAGCGAGAGGAGGCAGAGGCCATGTGGGCAGCAGACGGACAGAGTGTGGTGAAAAAAGACAACGAGGAGGCAGAGGGCGGCGCCGCCACCCCCGGCAGGAACGCTCGGAACCAAGCATCAAAGGAGAGGAGCAAAGGGAGAGGCAGGGTGACAGGGGGCAAAGATGAGCTGTGA